A region of Thermoplasmataceae archaeon DNA encodes the following proteins:
- a CDS encoding proton-conducting transporter membrane subunit has product MLAFLGPALFGIAALIGLFNRKASYVTLTASSIVFAATQFILGDYLSYYSIIAGIVWVFAGIFSLSYGEKYGKWLASLISLTVMGMSIILVSNNYLALISGWEIMSVPSYAIVALNKSERGPAFAFMTFSEFSTVLIIAGAISSFFLSGNSTFGFIPLTSYVPLLLISFGALIKMGMSPFMISEWLPIAHGNAPANASAVFSATMTLMGVFLITRMVFLSATSPELVYIGILFLIIGSISILFASIYAYISENMKMLGGFSTIENQAAILAAFGLYLVTDSAVLKEFVLITIIIFAMAHAVSKTGLFLSIGSTRGEYFGETRVPEDRWMRIGTLLSTLSLSGLFPAIGGVAVWMLLESFFMQAYIGGYIGIIAIIVGSVIAISEGMITGAMMKILSFTALFRVRKGHASKIETITVFGIGVTILIMFVFSVLFVPVIFRGGVPSVLVFNGFTIESRFSSADFGLISPYYIISLITAFSLAAFAVFKNPKIRTAEVWNGGRSVSSDYTSFAYANEIRLMLRRILRTRMGNDKQPISVMDIFWFTMISVGRGYRKMCMIATRKFMNSSIGWYMIYMIFAFMVVIILAVTYY; this is encoded by the coding sequence ATGCTTGCCTTCCTAGGTCCAGCGCTTTTCGGCATAGCGGCCCTGATCGGATTGTTCAATCGGAAAGCCTCTTACGTCACACTGACCGCATCCTCGATAGTGTTCGCAGCTACACAGTTTATACTCGGTGATTATCTTTCATATTATTCCATCATTGCTGGGATTGTTTGGGTCTTTGCCGGAATCTTTTCGCTGTCGTATGGAGAGAAGTACGGAAAATGGCTTGCGTCCTTGATATCCCTAACAGTAATGGGGATGTCGATCATACTGGTATCCAACAATTATCTTGCGCTGATTTCCGGCTGGGAAATAATGTCGGTGCCATCTTATGCCATAGTTGCACTGAACAAATCAGAAAGGGGTCCTGCATTTGCTTTCATGACATTCAGTGAGTTCAGCACCGTGCTTATAATTGCTGGCGCCATATCTTCATTTTTCCTGTCCGGGAATTCGACCTTCGGCTTTATCCCTCTTACTAGTTATGTTCCACTGCTTCTGATATCATTTGGAGCCTTGATAAAGATGGGCATGTCTCCATTCATGATAAGCGAATGGCTTCCAATAGCCCATGGAAATGCACCGGCAAATGCTTCGGCTGTATTCAGTGCGACAATGACACTGATGGGGGTCTTCCTCATAACCAGGATGGTATTCCTGAGCGCCACCAGTCCCGAGCTGGTTTACATTGGTATTCTCTTTCTTATAATAGGAAGCATTTCAATTTTGTTTGCCTCCATCTATGCCTACATATCAGAGAACATGAAAATGCTCGGTGGGTTCAGCACCATAGAGAATCAGGCGGCAATCCTGGCAGCCTTCGGCCTATACCTTGTCACAGACAGTGCCGTCCTCAAGGAGTTCGTCCTGATTACCATAATAATATTTGCAATGGCGCACGCCGTATCGAAGACAGGTCTTTTCCTTTCCATTGGAAGTACAAGAGGAGAATATTTTGGAGAGACCAGGGTTCCTGAGGACAGGTGGATGAGAATAGGTACGCTGCTTTCTACTCTGTCCCTTTCGGGGCTTTTTCCTGCAATAGGTGGAGTGGCAGTATGGATGCTGCTTGAATCCTTCTTCATGCAGGCATATATTGGCGGATACATCGGAATTATTGCCATAATAGTAGGATCCGTGATCGCTATTTCGGAAGGTATGATAACGGGTGCCATGATGAAAATACTGTCATTCACAGCACTGTTCAGGGTCAGGAAAGGGCACGCCAGCAAAATAGAAACGATAACGGTATTCGGTATTGGGGTCACAATCCTCATAATGTTCGTGTTTTCAGTGCTTTTCGTTCCGGTGATTTTCAGGGGAGGCGTACCCTCTGTACTGGTCTTCAACGGTTTCACGATAGAGTCCAGGTTCTCATCTGCAGATTTCGGCCTGATATCACCATATTACATTATATCGCTTATTACGGCTTTCTCTCTCGCGGCCTTTGCTGTTTTCAAGAATCCGAAAATCAGAACGGCCGAGGTGTGGAATGGTGGAAGATCGGTTTCAAGTGATTATACGTCATTTGCCTATGCCAACGAAATACGGCTGATGCTGAGAAGGATACTCAGAACCAGAATGGGAAACGACAAACAACCAATTTCGGTAATGGACATATTCTGGTTTACTATGATTTCTGTCGGAAGAGGGTACAGGAAAATGTGCATGATAGCCACACGGAAGTTTATGAACAGCTCAATAGGTTGGTACATGATTTACATGATATTTGCATTCATGGTCGTGATAATACTCGCTGTTACGTATTACTGA
- a CDS encoding NADH:ubiquinone oxidoreductase, translated as MSNLWFLKGLKKGIKTEKFPSEAPDTAPLWPSALVGINGGNCPADAITPEGWIREKCIFCRRCLPDLQPTGDQDIFAVKRKYDMFSKSLHIFPLDSGACGSCNMELLSIFSPQYDANRLGIFLVNTPRHADAIVVMGVMTAGMKDALEKAYEAMPEPKLVIALGACAVTGGIMGDSPLDREKYHVEIAGCPPSPYTVLAAINAALGNTNKYIDSGSRSGEVH; from the coding sequence GTGAGCAATTTGTGGTTCCTGAAAGGGCTGAAGAAAGGGATAAAGACTGAAAAGTTTCCTTCGGAAGCTCCGGATACAGCACCGTTATGGCCGTCGGCTCTTGTGGGGATCAATGGAGGTAACTGCCCAGCAGATGCCATAACGCCTGAAGGCTGGATCAGGGAGAAATGCATATTCTGCCGTAGATGTTTGCCTGATTTACAGCCAACAGGTGATCAGGATATATTCGCGGTCAAAAGGAAATATGACATGTTCAGTAAATCATTACACATTTTCCCGCTGGATTCGGGTGCATGCGGATCCTGCAACATGGAGCTGCTAAGCATATTTTCTCCGCAGTATGATGCAAATCGTCTTGGCATATTCCTCGTAAACACCCCTCGTCATGCCGACGCTATTGTTGTCATGGGTGTCATGACAGCAGGGATGAAAGACGCACTGGAAAAAGCATATGAAGCAATGCCAGAACCCAAGCTGGTCATTGCACTTGGAGCGTGCGCAGTGACTGGAGGCATTATGGGAGATTCTCCACTGGACAGGGAAAAGTACCATGTTGAGATCGCGGGATGTCCTCCTTCGCCTTATACTGTTTTGGCCGCTATCAATGCTGCCTTGGGAAACACAAACAAATACATAGATTCTGGATCACGCAGTGGGGAGGTGCATTAA
- a CDS encoding Ni,Fe-hydrogenase III large subunit: FGRFYVRSREILSSSDMVCEALRNIGNSPSARTESRSGDGAARVESPQGDLFYYVNIRDGRIEDLQFSSPSLLNIEAFRASMAGNIFTDFHFNWESFGIWASELAVVIQ; encoded by the coding sequence TTCGGTAGATTTTATGTAAGAAGCAGGGAAATCCTTTCATCCTCCGATATGGTATGTGAAGCCCTTAGAAACATTGGAAATTCCCCCTCAGCCAGAACAGAGAGTAGAAGCGGCGATGGCGCGGCAAGAGTTGAGAGCCCACAGGGGGACCTCTTCTATTATGTCAACATAAGGGATGGTAGGATAGAGGATCTTCAGTTTTCTTCACCTTCCTTGCTTAATATTGAAGCATTCCGGGCGTCTATGGCTGGTAATATTTTTACAGATTTTCACTTTAATTGGGAGAGTTTTGGCATTTGGGCTTCTGAGCTCGCGGTGGTGATACAGTGA